From Saccopteryx leptura isolate mSacLep1 chromosome 3, mSacLep1_pri_phased_curated, whole genome shotgun sequence, one genomic window encodes:
- the RPRD2 gene encoding regulation of nuclear pre-mRNA domain-containing protein 2 isoform X1: MAAGGGGGSSKASSSSASSAGALESSLDRKFQSVTNTMESIQGLSSWCIENKKHHTTIVCHWMKWLRRSAYPHRLNLFYLANDVIQNCKRKNAIIFRESFADVLPEAAALVKDPSVSKSIERIFKIWEDRNVYPEEMIVALREALSTTFKTQKQLKENLNKQPNKQWKKSQTSTNPKAALKSKIVAEFRSQALIEELLLYKRSEDQIELKEKQLSTMRVDVCSTETLKCLKDKTGGKKFSKEFEEASAKLEEFVNGLDKQVKNGPSLTEALENAGIFYEAQYKEVKVVANAYKTFANRVNNLKKKLDQLKSTLPDPEESPVPSPSMDAPSPTGSESPFQGMGGEESRSPAMGSEKSATPEPATDNRDVEDMELSDVEDDGSKIIVEDRKEKPVEKSAVSTSVPAKPTESISKASLCTPVPVTMTATPPLPKPVTTSLLSPSPALALPNLANVDLAKISSILSSLTSVMKSTGVSPAPRPSPGTPTSPSNLSSGLKTPAPATTTPHNPLANILSKVEITPESILSALSKTQTQSAPTLQGLSSLLQSVTGNPVPASEAASQSTSASPANTTTVSSIKGRNLPSNTQSFIPKSFNYSPNSSTSEVSSTSASKASIGQSPGLPSTTFKLPSNPLGFTGTHSTSPAAPPAEVAMCQSSEVSKPKLESESTSPSLEMKIHNFLKGNPGFSGLNLNIPILSSLGSSAPAESHSSDFQRGPTSTSIDNIDGTPVRDERSGTPTQDEMMDKPTSSNVDTMSLLSKIISSGSSTPSSTRSPPPGREESYPQELSNSVSTYQPFGLDSESPYKQPSDGTERPSSLMDSSQEKFYPDTSFQEDEDYRDFEYSGPPPSAMMNLEKKPAKSILKSSKLSDSTEYQPILSSYSHRAQEFGVKSAFPPAVRALLDSGENCDLLSSSPGLFSAFNIRGSEPGSDRSPSPSKNGSFFTPDSNHSSLSQSTTGHLSLPQKQYPDSPHPVPHHSLFSPQNTLATPTGHPPTSGMEKVLASTISTTSTIEFKNMLKNASRKPSDDKHFGQAPSKGTPSDGVSLSNLTQPNLTATEQQQQEEHYRIETRVSSSCLDLPDSTEEKGAPIETLGYHNASNRRMPGEPIQTVESIRVTGKGNRGHGREASRGGWFDLSTSGSSFDNGPSSASELASLGGGGSGGLTGFKAAPYKERAAQFQESVSSFRSNSFNSTFEHHLPPSPLEHGTAFQREPVGPSSAPPAPPKDHGGIFSRDAPTHLPSVDLSNPFTKEAALTHAAPPPPPGEHSGVPFPTPPPPPPGEHSSSGGSAVPFSTPPPPPSVDHSGVVPFSAPPLAEHGVAGAVAVFPKDHSSLLQGTLAEHFGVLTGPRDHGGPTQRDLNGPGLTRVRESLSLPSHSLEHLGPAHGGGGGGSSSGGLPLGPSHRDTISRSGMILRNPRPDFRPREPFLGRDPFHSLKRPRPPFVRGPPFFAPKRPFFPPRY, from the exons GGATCCATCTGTTTCTAAGTCTATAGAACGAATCTTTAAAATCTGGGAAGATAGAAATGTATACCCAGAAGAAATGATTGTGGCGTTAAGAGAAGCATTAA GTACCACTTTCAAAACTCAGAAGCAGCTGAAAGAAAATCTGAACAAACAACCGAATAAGCAGTGGAAGAAATCACAAA CATCTACGAATCCAAAAGCTGCTCTCAAATCCAAAATAGTTGCTGAATTTCGA TCTCAGGCCCTCATTGAAGAGCTGTTGCTGTACAAGCGCTCAGAAGATCAGATAGAATTGAAGGAAAAACAGCTGTCAACTATGCGGGTGGATGTGTGCAGCACCGAAACTCTCAAATGCTTAAAAG aTAAGACTGGTGGGAAGAAGTTCTCCAAAGAATTTGAAGAGGCAAGCGCCAAGCTGGAGGAATTTGTGAATGGATTagataaacaagtaaaaaatggcccctcactaACAGAAGCACTGGAAAATGCTGGAATTTTCTATGAAGCACAGTACAAAGAAGTAAAAGTGGTAGCCAAT gcATACAAAACCTTTGCTAATCGGGtgaacaatttaaagaaaaagctgGATCAATTGAAGTCAACTCTTCCTGATCCAGAGGAATCACCAGTTCCTTCCCCAAGTATGGATGCTCCGTCCCCAACTGGTTCTGAGTCTCCTTTTCAGGGAATGGGAGGTGAGGAATCTCGGTCACCAGCCATGGGGAGTGAGAAATCTGCCACACCTGAGCCTGCAACAGATAATCGTGATGTGGAAGACATGGAACTCTCAGATGTGGAAGATGATGGGTCAAAAATCATTG tagAGGACAGGAAGGAAAAACCTGTGGAGAAGTCAGCTGTATCCACTTCAGTGCCTGCAAAGCCAACAGAAAGTATTTCGAAGGCCTCTTTGTGTACCCCAGTGCCTGTGACCATGACAGCAACTCCACCTCTTCCAAAGCCTGTGACTACTTCCCTCCTGTCCCCTTCTCCAGCGCTGGCCTTGCCAAACCTGGCTAATGTGGATCTGGCAAAGATCAGTTCCATCCTTAGCAGCCTGACATCAGTCATGAAAAGTACTG GGGTCAGTCCTGCACCAAGACCGTCTCCAGGAACTCCTACAAGTCCCAGCAACCTTTCTAGTGGCCTGAAAACACCTGCACCTGCCACAACAACACCTCACAACCCTTTGGCAAATATCCTCTCGAAGGTGGAGATCACCCCAGAGAGCATTCTGTCCGCTCTTTCCAAAACCCAGACACAGTCAGCCCCTACACTGCAAG GCCTGTCATCTTTACTTCAGAGTGTTACTGGGAACCCGGTTCCAGCCAGTGAAGCCGCATCCCAGAGCACTTCAGCTTCCCCTGCCAACACCACCACAGTCTCTAGCATCAAAGGAAGAAATCTGCCCTCTAATACCCAATCCTTTATTCCCAAAAGCTTCAACTATTCTCCTAATTCATCAACATCTGAAGTCTCTTCGACTTCAGCCAGCAAGGCCTCCATAGGGCAAAGCCCAGGGCTCCCAAGCACTACTTTCAAACTACCATCCAATCCTCTGGGGTTTACAGGCACCCACAGTACTAGCCCTGCTGCCCCACCTGCTGAAGTTGCCATGTGCCAATCTTCGGAGGTCTCCAAACCAAAGCTGGAGTCCGAGTCCACCTCCCCAAGCCTAGAAATGAAGATCCATAACTTCTTAAAAGGAAATCCTGGTTTCAGTGGCTTAAACTTAAACATCCCAATCCTGAGCAGTTTGGGGTCCAGTGCCCCAGCAGAAAGCCATTCCTCAGACTTCCAGCGTGGCCCTACTAGCACTTCAATCGACAACATTGATGGAACCCCCGTACGAGATGAACGCAGTGGGACGCCCACCCAAGATGAGATGATGGACAAGCCCACATCCAGCAACGTAGATACCATGTCCCTTCTTTCTAAGATCATTAGCTCTGGTTCTTCAACACCCAGCAGCACTAGATCACCACCCCCTGGGAGAGAGGAAAGCTACCCCCAGGAACTCTCCAATTCTGTGTCTACATATCAACCCTTTGGCCTGGACAGTGAATCACCCTATAAGCAGCCTTCTGATGGAACGGAGAGACCATCTTCCCTGATGGACTCTTCACAGGAAAAGTTCTATCCAGATACTTCTTTCCAGGAAGATGAGGATTATCGAGACTTTGAGTATTCAGGGCCTCCACCCTCTGCTATGATGAACCTAGAGAAGAAACCAGCCAAATCTATCCTGAAATCCAGCAAGCTTTCTGATAGCACCGAGTACCAGCCAATCTTATCCAGTTACAGCCACAGAGCCCAAGAATTTGGGGTAAAGTCTGCCTTCCCTCCAGCTGTAAGGGCCCTTCTGGACTCTGGTGAGAACTGTGACCTTCTCTCATCCTCCCCTGGGCTCTTTAGTGCCTTCAACATAAGAGGGAGTGAACCTGGGTCTGACCGGTCACCATCACCGAGTAAGAATGGTTCATTTTTCACCCCTGATTCCAACCACAGTAGCTTGTCTCAGTCTACCACTGGGCATCTAAGTTTGCCACAGAAGCAGTACCCAGACTCTCCTCACCCAGTTCCACATCATTCCCTTTTTTCTCCGCAGAATACTCTTGCCACTCCCACGGGCCATCCTCCCACATCAGGCATGGAGAAAGTCCTGGCCTCCACCATTTCTACCACGTCAACGATTGAGTTTAAGAATATGCTTAAAAACGCCTCCCGAAAGCCCTCAGATGATAAGCATTTTGGTCAGGCCCCCAGCAAGGGCACTCCGAGTGATGGTGTCAGTCTCTCAAACCTCACCCAGCCCAACTTGACCGCCACTGAGCAGCAGCAACAGGAAGAGCACTACCGCATAGAAACCCGGGTCTCCTCCTCCTGCCTAGACTTGCCTGACAGCACTGAAGAAAAAGGGGCCCCTATAGAAACCTTGGGTTATCATAATGCATCCAATAGGAGGATGCCTGGGGAGCCCATACAGACAGTAGAGTCCATCCGAGTTACTGGGAAGGGAAATAGAGGACATGGGCGTGAGGCTTCAAGGGGGGGTTGGTTTGACCTGAGCACCTCAGGCAGCTCTTTCGACAATGGCCCCTCCAGTGCTTCTGAGTTGGCATcccttgggggtgggggcagcggaGGCCTCACTGGCTTTAAAGCAGCTCCATACAAGGAACGGGCAGCCCAGTTTCAGGAAAGTGTCAGCAGCTTTCGTTCCAACAGTTTCAACTCAACATTTGAGCATCATCTTCCCCCATCCCCTTTGGAACATGGGACAGCTTTCCAGAGAGAGCCAGTGGGGCCATCGTCTGCCCCACCTGCCCCTCCTAAGGATCACGGTGGTATCTTCTCTCGAGATGCACCCACTCACCTGCCCTCTGTGGATCTTTCGAACCCCTTCACAAAGGAAGCAGCCTTGACCCatgctgccccaccccctcctcctggaGAGCACAGCGGAGTtcctttccccaccccacccccgccacccccAGGGGAACACAGCAGCAGTGGTGGGAGTGCTGTCCCCTTTTctactccacccccacctccctctgttGACCACTCTGGGGTTGTGCCCTTCTCAGCCCCACCATTGGCAGAGCATGGAGTGGCAGGGGCAGTGGCAGTATTTCCCAAGGACCATAGTTCCCTCCTTCAAGGGACCCTGGCTGAGCATTTTGGGGTACTCACAGGACCCAGGGACCATGGGGGCCCCACTCAACGGGACCTCAACGGCCCTGGCCTCACCCGTGTGCGGGAGAGCCTGAGCCTGCCATCCCATTCTCTGGAGCACCTGGGCCCGGCccatggaggaggtgggggaggcagcAGCAGCGGTGGCCTCCCCTTGGGTCCCTCACACAGAGACACCATCAGCCGGAGTGGTATGATTTTGCGGAATCCCCGGCCGGACTTTCGGCCTAGGGAACCTTTTCTCGGCAGAGACCCGTTTCACAGTTTAAAGAGACCCAGGCCACCTTTTGTTAGGGGCCCTCCGTTCTTTGCACCAAAACGCCCATTCTTCCCTCCCAGGTACTGA
- the RPRD2 gene encoding regulation of nuclear pre-mRNA domain-containing protein 2 isoform X2, with protein sequence MAAGGGGGSSKASSSSASSAGALESSLDRKFQSVTNTMESIQGLSSWCIENKKHHTTIVCHWMKWLRRSAYPHRLNLFYLANDVIQNCKRKNAIIFRESFADVLPEAAALVKDPSVSKSIERIFKIWEDRNVYPEEMIVALREALTSTNPKAALKSKIVAEFRSQALIEELLLYKRSEDQIELKEKQLSTMRVDVCSTETLKCLKDKTGGKKFSKEFEEASAKLEEFVNGLDKQVKNGPSLTEALENAGIFYEAQYKEVKVVANAYKTFANRVNNLKKKLDQLKSTLPDPEESPVPSPSMDAPSPTGSESPFQGMGGEESRSPAMGSEKSATPEPATDNRDVEDMELSDVEDDGSKIIVEDRKEKPVEKSAVSTSVPAKPTESISKASLCTPVPVTMTATPPLPKPVTTSLLSPSPALALPNLANVDLAKISSILSSLTSVMKSTGVSPAPRPSPGTPTSPSNLSSGLKTPAPATTTPHNPLANILSKVEITPESILSALSKTQTQSAPTLQGLSSLLQSVTGNPVPASEAASQSTSASPANTTTVSSIKGRNLPSNTQSFIPKSFNYSPNSSTSEVSSTSASKASIGQSPGLPSTTFKLPSNPLGFTGTHSTSPAAPPAEVAMCQSSEVSKPKLESESTSPSLEMKIHNFLKGNPGFSGLNLNIPILSSLGSSAPAESHSSDFQRGPTSTSIDNIDGTPVRDERSGTPTQDEMMDKPTSSNVDTMSLLSKIISSGSSTPSSTRSPPPGREESYPQELSNSVSTYQPFGLDSESPYKQPSDGTERPSSLMDSSQEKFYPDTSFQEDEDYRDFEYSGPPPSAMMNLEKKPAKSILKSSKLSDSTEYQPILSSYSHRAQEFGVKSAFPPAVRALLDSGENCDLLSSSPGLFSAFNIRGSEPGSDRSPSPSKNGSFFTPDSNHSSLSQSTTGHLSLPQKQYPDSPHPVPHHSLFSPQNTLATPTGHPPTSGMEKVLASTISTTSTIEFKNMLKNASRKPSDDKHFGQAPSKGTPSDGVSLSNLTQPNLTATEQQQQEEHYRIETRVSSSCLDLPDSTEEKGAPIETLGYHNASNRRMPGEPIQTVESIRVTGKGNRGHGREASRGGWFDLSTSGSSFDNGPSSASELASLGGGGSGGLTGFKAAPYKERAAQFQESVSSFRSNSFNSTFEHHLPPSPLEHGTAFQREPVGPSSAPPAPPKDHGGIFSRDAPTHLPSVDLSNPFTKEAALTHAAPPPPPGEHSGVPFPTPPPPPPGEHSSSGGSAVPFSTPPPPPSVDHSGVVPFSAPPLAEHGVAGAVAVFPKDHSSLLQGTLAEHFGVLTGPRDHGGPTQRDLNGPGLTRVRESLSLPSHSLEHLGPAHGGGGGGSSSGGLPLGPSHRDTISRSGMILRNPRPDFRPREPFLGRDPFHSLKRPRPPFVRGPPFFAPKRPFFPPRY encoded by the exons GGATCCATCTGTTTCTAAGTCTATAGAACGAATCTTTAAAATCTGGGAAGATAGAAATGTATACCCAGAAGAAATGATTGTGGCGTTAAGAGAAGCATTAA CATCTACGAATCCAAAAGCTGCTCTCAAATCCAAAATAGTTGCTGAATTTCGA TCTCAGGCCCTCATTGAAGAGCTGTTGCTGTACAAGCGCTCAGAAGATCAGATAGAATTGAAGGAAAAACAGCTGTCAACTATGCGGGTGGATGTGTGCAGCACCGAAACTCTCAAATGCTTAAAAG aTAAGACTGGTGGGAAGAAGTTCTCCAAAGAATTTGAAGAGGCAAGCGCCAAGCTGGAGGAATTTGTGAATGGATTagataaacaagtaaaaaatggcccctcactaACAGAAGCACTGGAAAATGCTGGAATTTTCTATGAAGCACAGTACAAAGAAGTAAAAGTGGTAGCCAAT gcATACAAAACCTTTGCTAATCGGGtgaacaatttaaagaaaaagctgGATCAATTGAAGTCAACTCTTCCTGATCCAGAGGAATCACCAGTTCCTTCCCCAAGTATGGATGCTCCGTCCCCAACTGGTTCTGAGTCTCCTTTTCAGGGAATGGGAGGTGAGGAATCTCGGTCACCAGCCATGGGGAGTGAGAAATCTGCCACACCTGAGCCTGCAACAGATAATCGTGATGTGGAAGACATGGAACTCTCAGATGTGGAAGATGATGGGTCAAAAATCATTG tagAGGACAGGAAGGAAAAACCTGTGGAGAAGTCAGCTGTATCCACTTCAGTGCCTGCAAAGCCAACAGAAAGTATTTCGAAGGCCTCTTTGTGTACCCCAGTGCCTGTGACCATGACAGCAACTCCACCTCTTCCAAAGCCTGTGACTACTTCCCTCCTGTCCCCTTCTCCAGCGCTGGCCTTGCCAAACCTGGCTAATGTGGATCTGGCAAAGATCAGTTCCATCCTTAGCAGCCTGACATCAGTCATGAAAAGTACTG GGGTCAGTCCTGCACCAAGACCGTCTCCAGGAACTCCTACAAGTCCCAGCAACCTTTCTAGTGGCCTGAAAACACCTGCACCTGCCACAACAACACCTCACAACCCTTTGGCAAATATCCTCTCGAAGGTGGAGATCACCCCAGAGAGCATTCTGTCCGCTCTTTCCAAAACCCAGACACAGTCAGCCCCTACACTGCAAG GCCTGTCATCTTTACTTCAGAGTGTTACTGGGAACCCGGTTCCAGCCAGTGAAGCCGCATCCCAGAGCACTTCAGCTTCCCCTGCCAACACCACCACAGTCTCTAGCATCAAAGGAAGAAATCTGCCCTCTAATACCCAATCCTTTATTCCCAAAAGCTTCAACTATTCTCCTAATTCATCAACATCTGAAGTCTCTTCGACTTCAGCCAGCAAGGCCTCCATAGGGCAAAGCCCAGGGCTCCCAAGCACTACTTTCAAACTACCATCCAATCCTCTGGGGTTTACAGGCACCCACAGTACTAGCCCTGCTGCCCCACCTGCTGAAGTTGCCATGTGCCAATCTTCGGAGGTCTCCAAACCAAAGCTGGAGTCCGAGTCCACCTCCCCAAGCCTAGAAATGAAGATCCATAACTTCTTAAAAGGAAATCCTGGTTTCAGTGGCTTAAACTTAAACATCCCAATCCTGAGCAGTTTGGGGTCCAGTGCCCCAGCAGAAAGCCATTCCTCAGACTTCCAGCGTGGCCCTACTAGCACTTCAATCGACAACATTGATGGAACCCCCGTACGAGATGAACGCAGTGGGACGCCCACCCAAGATGAGATGATGGACAAGCCCACATCCAGCAACGTAGATACCATGTCCCTTCTTTCTAAGATCATTAGCTCTGGTTCTTCAACACCCAGCAGCACTAGATCACCACCCCCTGGGAGAGAGGAAAGCTACCCCCAGGAACTCTCCAATTCTGTGTCTACATATCAACCCTTTGGCCTGGACAGTGAATCACCCTATAAGCAGCCTTCTGATGGAACGGAGAGACCATCTTCCCTGATGGACTCTTCACAGGAAAAGTTCTATCCAGATACTTCTTTCCAGGAAGATGAGGATTATCGAGACTTTGAGTATTCAGGGCCTCCACCCTCTGCTATGATGAACCTAGAGAAGAAACCAGCCAAATCTATCCTGAAATCCAGCAAGCTTTCTGATAGCACCGAGTACCAGCCAATCTTATCCAGTTACAGCCACAGAGCCCAAGAATTTGGGGTAAAGTCTGCCTTCCCTCCAGCTGTAAGGGCCCTTCTGGACTCTGGTGAGAACTGTGACCTTCTCTCATCCTCCCCTGGGCTCTTTAGTGCCTTCAACATAAGAGGGAGTGAACCTGGGTCTGACCGGTCACCATCACCGAGTAAGAATGGTTCATTTTTCACCCCTGATTCCAACCACAGTAGCTTGTCTCAGTCTACCACTGGGCATCTAAGTTTGCCACAGAAGCAGTACCCAGACTCTCCTCACCCAGTTCCACATCATTCCCTTTTTTCTCCGCAGAATACTCTTGCCACTCCCACGGGCCATCCTCCCACATCAGGCATGGAGAAAGTCCTGGCCTCCACCATTTCTACCACGTCAACGATTGAGTTTAAGAATATGCTTAAAAACGCCTCCCGAAAGCCCTCAGATGATAAGCATTTTGGTCAGGCCCCCAGCAAGGGCACTCCGAGTGATGGTGTCAGTCTCTCAAACCTCACCCAGCCCAACTTGACCGCCACTGAGCAGCAGCAACAGGAAGAGCACTACCGCATAGAAACCCGGGTCTCCTCCTCCTGCCTAGACTTGCCTGACAGCACTGAAGAAAAAGGGGCCCCTATAGAAACCTTGGGTTATCATAATGCATCCAATAGGAGGATGCCTGGGGAGCCCATACAGACAGTAGAGTCCATCCGAGTTACTGGGAAGGGAAATAGAGGACATGGGCGTGAGGCTTCAAGGGGGGGTTGGTTTGACCTGAGCACCTCAGGCAGCTCTTTCGACAATGGCCCCTCCAGTGCTTCTGAGTTGGCATcccttgggggtgggggcagcggaGGCCTCACTGGCTTTAAAGCAGCTCCATACAAGGAACGGGCAGCCCAGTTTCAGGAAAGTGTCAGCAGCTTTCGTTCCAACAGTTTCAACTCAACATTTGAGCATCATCTTCCCCCATCCCCTTTGGAACATGGGACAGCTTTCCAGAGAGAGCCAGTGGGGCCATCGTCTGCCCCACCTGCCCCTCCTAAGGATCACGGTGGTATCTTCTCTCGAGATGCACCCACTCACCTGCCCTCTGTGGATCTTTCGAACCCCTTCACAAAGGAAGCAGCCTTGACCCatgctgccccaccccctcctcctggaGAGCACAGCGGAGTtcctttccccaccccacccccgccacccccAGGGGAACACAGCAGCAGTGGTGGGAGTGCTGTCCCCTTTTctactccacccccacctccctctgttGACCACTCTGGGGTTGTGCCCTTCTCAGCCCCACCATTGGCAGAGCATGGAGTGGCAGGGGCAGTGGCAGTATTTCCCAAGGACCATAGTTCCCTCCTTCAAGGGACCCTGGCTGAGCATTTTGGGGTACTCACAGGACCCAGGGACCATGGGGGCCCCACTCAACGGGACCTCAACGGCCCTGGCCTCACCCGTGTGCGGGAGAGCCTGAGCCTGCCATCCCATTCTCTGGAGCACCTGGGCCCGGCccatggaggaggtgggggaggcagcAGCAGCGGTGGCCTCCCCTTGGGTCCCTCACACAGAGACACCATCAGCCGGAGTGGTATGATTTTGCGGAATCCCCGGCCGGACTTTCGGCCTAGGGAACCTTTTCTCGGCAGAGACCCGTTTCACAGTTTAAAGAGACCCAGGCCACCTTTTGTTAGGGGCCCTCCGTTCTTTGCACCAAAACGCCCATTCTTCCCTCCCAGGTACTGA